In Zingiber officinale cultivar Zhangliang chromosome 1A, Zo_v1.1, whole genome shotgun sequence, a genomic segment contains:
- the LOC122033467 gene encoding protein FAR1-RELATED SEQUENCE 5-like, whose protein sequence is MDGSLVNTKTMDSSVGSTKTMDRSLEGSVASDVSGEGTNGINRLTKRISASVENEICLDGAMEITNAVDGSRQNVVDRDTTGRSTIDGCVKNTGNVDILVKKVPETTEYLELEPKVGMVFHSEEEAFNFYNSYAKRKGFSVRKGHLSRRRDNSIRDRHYVCSNEGTRQDHRTHVTKKPRPLERTQCLARIEFKVNRSNAWVINKFVEEHNHPLASPNKIHMLRSHRKKLPIERTIFTEADYYYGVRPSQMHDNYSEALHGNELHMKNQSCLSTTRLRDLEKGDAQFLLDFLKSKQSDVPSFFYAVQIDEKERLTNFFWTDAQSKIDFAYFGDAVLFDTTYRTSRFDIPFAAFVGMNQHKQIVIFGAALLLDESVGSFVWLFNTFVAAMSGRKPKTIFTDRCAELSQAVTESFPDVCHRFCLWHILQNVPKSHSMSNRELNFQKDFEDCIFGGGFEEVFCKLWDILITKHGHGSCPWLKDLYLIREKWALPYLSNSFCATMMTKQWVESMDNLFKVHFYRKLPLPKFIAQYFKTLTQLREKELIEDYESRQTKPVLLVDIPVLAEAAESYTRSIYMDFEYEYKSQLACLCEPVAMDGTVYTFRVSVPQRCTGIVEFNPSNLAIKCSCKKFESMGVLCMHTLKVLNNNNILYLPPQYILKRWTKYAKDGIVHSGPSLVADSSAQESLTLKYSRICHKAVSVAVKSAPSKDALEILEHGLDRFIAEMENMFHGAPWTKQSQNMNVVDDVQQNTLETSGICFDSFEFSAR, encoded by the coding sequence ATGGATGGATCCTTAGTAAATACTAAAACGATGGACAGTTCAGTTGGAAGCACAAAGACCATGGATAGGTCATTAGAAGGAAGTGTGGCTTCTGATGTATCAGGAGAAGGTACCAATGGAATAAACAGATTAACAAAAAGAATCAGTGCCTCTGTAGAAAATGAAATTTGCCTTGATGGAGCAATGGAAATAACCAATGCTGTAGATGGATCTAGACAAAATGTGGTTGACAGAGATACAACAGGAAGAAGTACAATTGATGGATGTGTAAAAAATACTGGAAATGTGGATATATTAGTGAAAAAGGTTCCTGAGACAACTGAGTATCTAGAACTAGAACCAAAGGTGGGCATGGTTTTTCATTCAGAAGAGGAAGCATTTAATTtctataattcatatgctaaaagaaaaggttTCAGTGTACGCAAGGGGCATCTTTCTCGAAGAAGAGACAATAGCATACGGGATAGGCACTATGTGTGTAGCAATGAAGGGACTCGTCAAGATCATCGCACTCATGTAACTAAGAAACCACGTCCATTGGAGAGAACACAATGTTTGGCTCGTATTGAGTTCAAAGTAAATCGTAGTAATGCATGGGTAATAAATAAGTTTGTTGAAGAGCATAACCATCCACTTGCAAGCCCAAATAAGATACACATGTTGCGTTCCCATAGAAAGAAGTTACCCATTGAACGAACAATCTTTACTGAAGCAGATTACTATTATGGGGTCAGACCATCTCAGATGCATGATAATTATTCAGAGGCATTACATGGCAATGAATTACACATGAAGAATCAGTCCTGTTTAAGTACTACAAGGCTTAGGGATCTTGAGAAAGGAGATGCACAGTTCCTTCTAGATTTCCTGAAAAGTAAACAGTCTGATGTTCCATCTTTTTTCTATGCTGTGCAAATTGATGAAAAGGAGCGTTTGACCAACTTCTTCTGGACAGATGCACAGTCTAAAATTGATTTTGCCTACTTTGGGGATGCAGTTTTGTTTGACACAACCTATCGAACGAGTAGGTTTGACATACCATTTGCAGCATTTGTTGGCATGAATCAGCATAAGCAAATTGTTATATTTGGGGCTGCATTACTTCTAGACGAGTCTGTAGGATCCTTTGTTTGGTTATTTAATACTTTTGTGGCTGCTATGTCTGGTAGAAAACCAAAAACAATTTTCACAGATCGTTGTGCTGAATTGTCCCAAGCAGTTACTGAGTCTTTCCCTGATGTATGCCATCGTTTTTGTTTATGGCATATATTACAAAATGTTCCAAAAAGCCATTCCATGTCTAACCGTGAACTCAACTTTCAAAAAGATTTTGAAGATTGCATATTTGGAGGTGGCTTTGAAGAAGTTTTCTGTAAGCTATGGGACATCTTGATTACTAAGCATGGGCATGGAAGTTGTCCATGGTTGAAGGATTTGTACTTGATCAGAGAGAAATGGGCTCTTCCTTACCTCAGCAATTCATTTTGTGCTACTATGATGACAAAACAATGGGTTGAAAGCATGGATAATCTCTTTAAGGTTCATTTCTACAGGAAATTGCCTCTTCCAAAATTTATTGCACAATACTTTAAGACATTAACTCAACTACGTGAGAAGGAACTTATTGAAGATTATGAATCTAGGCAAACTAAACCTGTCTTATTGGTTGATATACCTGTTCTAGCTGAAGCAGCAGAATCCTATACAAGGAGCATATATATGGATTTTGAGTACGAGTACAAGAGCCAACTTGCTTGCCTTTGTGAACCTGTTGCGATGGATGGGACAGTATATACTTTCAGAGTCTCAGTTCCTCAAAGGTGTACTGGGATTGTTGAGTTTAATCCATCTAATCTTGCAATTAAATGTAGCTGCAAGAAGTTTGAATCAATGGGTGTCTTGTGTATGCACACATTGAAAGTTCTTAATAACAATAATATTCTCTACCTACCTCCACAGTACATTTTGAAGAGGTGGACCAAGTATGCCAAAGACGGCATAGTCCATAGTGGACCATCGTTGGTAGCAGACTCCAGTGCCCAAGAATCTTTGACCTTGAAATATAGTCGCATTTGTCACAAGGCAGTTTCTGTTGCAGTAAAAAGTGCTCCATCAAAAGATGCTCTTGAGATTCTTGAGCATGGACTTGACAGGTTCATTGCAGAAATGGAAAATATGTTTCATGGTGCTCCTTGGACCAAACAATCTCAAAACATGAATGTGGTTGATGATGTGCAGCAGAACACGTTGGAGACAAGTGGAATTTGTTTTGATAGTTTTGAGTTTTCTGCTAGATGA